Proteins encoded in a region of the Acipenser ruthenus chromosome 11, fAciRut3.2 maternal haplotype, whole genome shotgun sequence genome:
- the LOC117426500 gene encoding mitochondrial sodium/calcium exchanger protein isoform X1 — protein MVVGKVYRMKLNMPVKSWTAVFLVLTVLPSGVSTVKDREEDSVRTSRQQHAENGLGRNNTGMSTPGESQNTSTHECRDVMKQKPSKQCWFIKHTKDCEFSDGYINYLQGAFCSFPHSLFPLAVTLYAVWLLYLFVVLGIAASEFFCPNLAAISTSLKLTHNVAGVTFLAFGNGAPDVFSAVAAFADPRTAGLAIGALFGAGVFVTTVVAGSVALVKPFTVASRPFLRDVIFYMAAVFWTFLILYLREIKLGEALGYLGLYVLYVGTVIVSTLIYNQQKNRLQGPIQSSYTEPELPSDSEDATPSIFNGSIRDDETEYQPLLPFTESTCQIFINSINPIDSRKWRRKRWLWRAAKVVQVPLEVLLLLTVPVVDPDKDDHNWKRPLNCLHLLTGPLVCVLTFKSGQYGLLNIEGEFPVWALVLLIGVFLSAISFLTTSNQQPPRLHCVFSLLGFVVSAMWINTAATEVVSILRTFGVVFDLSNTVLGLTLLAWGNSIGDCFSDITMARQGYPRMAMAACFGGIIFNMLFGVGLGCLFQMFNGDTIVKLEPDGLLVWVLAGALGLSLVLSFILVPAQCFHLGRSYGIFLLLFYLVFLLVALLTEFKVIELRGSP, from the exons ATGGTGGTCGGGAAAGTGTACCGCATGAAACTAAACATGCCTGTGAAATCCTGGACTGCGGTGTTTTTGGTGCTCACGGTGTTACCGAGCGGTGTGTCTACCGTGAAAGACAGAGAGGAGGATTCGGTCAGAACCTCCCGACAACAACACGCTGAGAATGGGCTGGGTCGAAACAACACAGGGATGTCGACACCAGGGGAATCACAGAATACAAGCACACATGAA TGCCGTGATGTGATGAAGCAGAAGCCGTCGAAGCAATGCTGGTTCATCAAGCACACCAAGGACTGTGAGTTCAGCGACGGCTACATCAACTACCTGCAGGGGGCGTTCTGCAGCTTCCCTCACAGTCTCTTCCCACTCGCTGTTACACTCTAT GCTGTTTGGCTCCTGTACTTATTCGTGGTTCTGGGAATCGCTGCGTCAGAATT ctTCTGTCCAAACCTGGCTGCTATCTCCACCAGCCTCAAGCTGACCCACAATGTGGCT GGAGTGACGTTCCTGGCGTTTGGGAATGGGGCTCCGGATGTGTTCAGCGCAGTGGCAGCGTTTGCAGACCCCCGGACCGCAGGGCTTGCCATCGGAGCACTCTTTG GTGCGGGCGTGTTTGTCACCACGGTGGTGGCCGGCAGTGTGGCGCTGGTCAAGCCCTTCACTGTGGCCTCCAGACCCTTCCTCCGCGACGTCATCTTTTACATGGCGGCTGTCTTCTGGACCTTCCTCATCCTCTACCTGCGGGAGATCAAGCTGGGCGAGGCGCTGG GTTACCTTGGCCTGTACGTTCTGTACGTTGGCACAGTCATCGTCAGCACCCTCATATACAACCAACAGAAGAACCGGCTGCAGGGACCCATTCAAAGCAGCTACACTGAGCCAG AGTTGCCATCTGATTCCGAAGACGCTACCCCAAGCATCTTCAACGGGAGCATCCGGGACGATG AGACTGAGTACCAGCCCCTGCTCCCCTTCACTGAATCCACCTGCCAGATCTTCATCAACTCCATCAACCCAATAGACAGCAGGAAGTGGAGGAGAAAGCGCTGGTTATGGAGAGCTGCCAAGGTGGTCCAG GTGCCGCTGGAAGTGTTGTTGCTGCTCACTGTGCCCGTGGTGGACCCTGACAAGGATGACCACAACTGGAAGCGTCCGCTCAACTGCCTACACCTGCTGACAGGACCCCTCgtgtgtgtgctcaccttcaaatcaggacaat ACGGGCTCCTGAACATTGAGGGCGAGTTCCCAGTGTGGGCCCTTGTCCTTCTCATCGGGGTTTTTCTATCAGCCATCTCCTTCCTCACCACCAGCAACCAGCAGCCCCCCAGGCTGCACTGT GTGTTCTCGTTGCTGGGGTTCGTGGTCAGTGCCATGTGGATCAACACTGCAGCCACCGAGGTGGTCAGCATCCTGCGGACCTTCGGGGTGGTGTTTGACCTGAGCAACACGGTCCTGGGACTGACCCTGCTGGCCTGGGGGAACAGCATCGGGG acTGCTTCTCTGACATCACCATGGCCCGGCAGGGGTACCCGCGCATGGCGATGGCTGCCTGCTTCGGAGGGATCATCTTCA ACATGCTCTTCGGGGTGGGGCTGGGCTGCCTGTTCCAGATGTTTAACGGAGACACCATCGTCAAG CTAGAACCGGACGGGCTTCTCGTCTGGGTACTTGCGGGAGCGCTAGGCCTCAGCCTGGTACTTTCCTTCATTCTGGTCCCAGCACAATGCTTCCACCTGGGCCGTAGCTACGGGATCTTCCTGCTCCTCTTCTAcctggtcttcctgctggtggcgCTGCTCACAGAGTTCAAAGTGATTGAGCTGAGAGGCAGCCCCTGA
- the LOC117426500 gene encoding mitochondrial sodium/calcium exchanger protein isoform X2: protein MKQKPSKQCWFIKHTKDCEFSDGYINYLQGAFCSFPHSLFPLAVTLYAVWLLYLFVVLGIAASEFFCPNLAAISTSLKLTHNVAGVTFLAFGNGAPDVFSAVAAFADPRTAGLAIGALFGAGVFVTTVVAGSVALVKPFTVASRPFLRDVIFYMAAVFWTFLILYLREIKLGEALGYLGLYVLYVGTVIVSTLIYNQQKNRLQGPIQSSYTEPELPSDSEDATPSIFNGSIRDDETEYQPLLPFTESTCQIFINSINPIDSRKWRRKRWLWRAAKVVQVPLEVLLLLTVPVVDPDKDDHNWKRPLNCLHLLTGPLVCVLTFKSGQYGLLNIEGEFPVWALVLLIGVFLSAISFLTTSNQQPPRLHCVFSLLGFVVSAMWINTAATEVVSILRTFGVVFDLSNTVLGLTLLAWGNSIGDCFSDITMARQGYPRMAMAACFGGIIFNMLFGVGLGCLFQMFNGDTIVKLEPDGLLVWVLAGALGLSLVLSFILVPAQCFHLGRSYGIFLLLFYLVFLLVALLTEFKVIELRGSP, encoded by the exons ATGAAGCAGAAGCCGTCGAAGCAATGCTGGTTCATCAAGCACACCAAGGACTGTGAGTTCAGCGACGGCTACATCAACTACCTGCAGGGGGCGTTCTGCAGCTTCCCTCACAGTCTCTTCCCACTCGCTGTTACACTCTAT GCTGTTTGGCTCCTGTACTTATTCGTGGTTCTGGGAATCGCTGCGTCAGAATT ctTCTGTCCAAACCTGGCTGCTATCTCCACCAGCCTCAAGCTGACCCACAATGTGGCT GGAGTGACGTTCCTGGCGTTTGGGAATGGGGCTCCGGATGTGTTCAGCGCAGTGGCAGCGTTTGCAGACCCCCGGACCGCAGGGCTTGCCATCGGAGCACTCTTTG GTGCGGGCGTGTTTGTCACCACGGTGGTGGCCGGCAGTGTGGCGCTGGTCAAGCCCTTCACTGTGGCCTCCAGACCCTTCCTCCGCGACGTCATCTTTTACATGGCGGCTGTCTTCTGGACCTTCCTCATCCTCTACCTGCGGGAGATCAAGCTGGGCGAGGCGCTGG GTTACCTTGGCCTGTACGTTCTGTACGTTGGCACAGTCATCGTCAGCACCCTCATATACAACCAACAGAAGAACCGGCTGCAGGGACCCATTCAAAGCAGCTACACTGAGCCAG AGTTGCCATCTGATTCCGAAGACGCTACCCCAAGCATCTTCAACGGGAGCATCCGGGACGATG AGACTGAGTACCAGCCCCTGCTCCCCTTCACTGAATCCACCTGCCAGATCTTCATCAACTCCATCAACCCAATAGACAGCAGGAAGTGGAGGAGAAAGCGCTGGTTATGGAGAGCTGCCAAGGTGGTCCAG GTGCCGCTGGAAGTGTTGTTGCTGCTCACTGTGCCCGTGGTGGACCCTGACAAGGATGACCACAACTGGAAGCGTCCGCTCAACTGCCTACACCTGCTGACAGGACCCCTCgtgtgtgtgctcaccttcaaatcaggacaat ACGGGCTCCTGAACATTGAGGGCGAGTTCCCAGTGTGGGCCCTTGTCCTTCTCATCGGGGTTTTTCTATCAGCCATCTCCTTCCTCACCACCAGCAACCAGCAGCCCCCCAGGCTGCACTGT GTGTTCTCGTTGCTGGGGTTCGTGGTCAGTGCCATGTGGATCAACACTGCAGCCACCGAGGTGGTCAGCATCCTGCGGACCTTCGGGGTGGTGTTTGACCTGAGCAACACGGTCCTGGGACTGACCCTGCTGGCCTGGGGGAACAGCATCGGGG acTGCTTCTCTGACATCACCATGGCCCGGCAGGGGTACCCGCGCATGGCGATGGCTGCCTGCTTCGGAGGGATCATCTTCA ACATGCTCTTCGGGGTGGGGCTGGGCTGCCTGTTCCAGATGTTTAACGGAGACACCATCGTCAAG CTAGAACCGGACGGGCTTCTCGTCTGGGTACTTGCGGGAGCGCTAGGCCTCAGCCTGGTACTTTCCTTCATTCTGGTCCCAGCACAATGCTTCCACCTGGGCCGTAGCTACGGGATCTTCCTGCTCCTCTTCTAcctggtcttcctgctggtggcgCTGCTCACAGAGTTCAAAGTGATTGAGCTGAGAGGCAGCCCCTGA